One Ostrea edulis chromosome 2, xbOstEdul1.1, whole genome shotgun sequence genomic region harbors:
- the LOC130052440 gene encoding uncharacterized protein C17orf113-like isoform X2, translating into MGKRKLEFSTPTKSKVQKLTAFGFRSNSSDPEPTTPVHSKIRECATPSKTPVHSKISECATPKTPSSRKFMDAWKFGRPWLRYDVKLKLMFCDLCISAQVVNVFTTGCDIMKKESVTKHESRKGDNSHTFAATVSKQTRDMDKAKVAALSKSKNAIVSAMTNVMFAAQHDIANTIVPELHQLCITQGATQLKDLKVDNHTSYSHHSSTKEFQQSMAEVVVDQLLGQVQNSGVFSIMLDESTDVSVHQNLMVYIRYLASVGGRVQPITRFLGIRQLSTANAESIFTVLVCSSLMVCLLTSWLVFQQMVLQLW; encoded by the exons ATGGGTAAGCGCAAGTTAGAATTTTCAACTCCGACAAAATCAAAAGTGCAGAAGTTAACGGCATTCGGCTTTCGATCAAATTCCAGTGATCCGGAACCAACTACACCAGTGCATTCAAAAATCAGAGAATGTGCAACACCTTCTAAGACACCCGTTCATTCAAAAATCAGTGAATGTGCAACACCTAAGACACCAAGTTCTCGGAAATTCATGGACGCTTGGAAATTTGGCCGTCCGTGGTTACGTTATGACGTGAAGCTTAAACTAATGTTTTGTGACTTGTGCATTAGTGCCCAAGTAGTGAACGTTTTCACAACTGGATGCGATATTATGAAGAAAGAAAGTGTCACTAAGCACGAATCGAGAAAAG GTGATAACAGCCACACCTTTGCAGCGACAGTAAGCAAACAGACAAGGGATATGGACAAGGCAAAGGTTGCAGCATTGTCCAAGAGCAAGAATGCCATCGTATCTGCCATGACCAATGTAATGTTTGCAGCACAACATGACATTGCTAACACTATTGTGCCTGAACTCCACCAACTTTGTATCACACAG GGTGCAACTCAACTGAAAGACCTCAAAGTGGACAACCACACATCATACTCGCACCACAGCAGCACTAAGGAATTTCAGCAGTCTATGGCAGAGGTAGTGGTAGATCAGTTGTTAGGTCAGGTTCAGAACTCTGGAGTGTTCAGCATTATGCTAGATGAGAGTACAGATGTCTCTGTTCATCAGAATCTAATGGTTTATATTAGGTACTTGGCTAGTGTAGGTGGTAGGGTTCAGCCTATTACTCGGTTTCTTGGTATTAGACAGTTGTCAACTGCAAATGCAGAATCCATTTTCACTGTACTTGTATGCTCGAGTCTTATGGTTTGCCTCTTGACAAGTTGGTTGGTGTTTCAACAGATGGTGCTTCAGTTATGGTAG
- the LOC130052440 gene encoding zinc finger protein 862-like isoform X1, which yields MLESYGLPLDKLVGVSTDGASVMVGCKSGVVTRLREVTSGLLATHCIAHRLALCTGNAADKVRYLVKFQDVINSMYKYFAYSPKNMSRLEGIQAVLKDSKTRLQQVFHTRWLTFEGSVQAVVDNYSSLVNVFLEDNSAKALAMHKPITTYKFLYTAHYLADVLRHLAILCKSYQRSDIDFTEVNPLLLSTVEVLEGLRSGSGGNLSQFLNQVPETPEVDSVGLCTFEFKGHNIRDSAQQRSEASSACSQFVGLVIDNLRSRFTEEGDATVLRALTQLFDPSFYSQSDSSVLSEASSVVSDYLSSCGVGSKSDVEAELVNFQGYAKIQVAKNPHVYLGVRDLLQLSIRSKSTYPALAVAAERLLVAPVSTVDCERGFSKMNIIKTDLRNKLCIETLENLMRLSLFTEPLDYGTAFDKWASTKARRILM from the coding sequence ATGCTCGAGTCTTATGGTTTGCCTCTTGACAAGTTGGTTGGTGTTTCAACAGATGGTGCTTCAGTTATGGTAGGTTGTAAGAGTGGTGTTGTGACTAGGCTTAGGGAGGTGACTAGTGGTTTGTTGGCTACTCACTGTATTGCCCACAGGTTAGCTCTTTGTACAGGAAATGCTGCAGACAAGGTGaggtatttggtaaaatttcagGATGTCATTAACAGTATGTATAAGTACTTTGCCTATTCTCCCAAGAACATGTCCAGGCTTGAGGGTATCCAAGCAGTCCTTAAGGATTCTAAAACCCGTCTGCAGCAGGTCTTTCATACTAGATGGCTAACTTTTGAAGGTAGTGTGCAGGCAGTTGTTGACAATTACTCTTCCCTAGTCAATGTATTTCTTGAGGACAACTCTGCTAAGGCTCTTGCTATGCATAAACCTATCACCACTTATAAGTTCTTGTACACGGCACACTACCTGGCTGATGTTCTTAGGCATTTGGCGATTCTGTGCAAGTCCTATCAGAGGTCTGATATTGACTTCACAGAGGTGAACCCCCTCCTTCTGTCTACTGTTGAGGTTTTGGAAGGTCTCAGATCTGGATCAGGTGGCAATCTTTCTCAGTTTCTTAACCAAGTCCCTGAAACCCCAGAAGTTGATTCAGTTGGTTTGTGCACTTTTGAGTTTAAGGGTCACAATATCAGGGACAGTGCCCAGCAGAGGTCAGAGGCTTCTTCAGCCTGTTCCCAGTTTGTAGGTTTAGTGATTGACAACCTTAGGTCTAGGTTTACAGAGGAGGGAGATGCTACAGTGTTAAGGGCTCTAACTCAGTTGTTTGACCCATCGTTTTACTCACAGTCTGATAGTTCTGTTCTTTCTGAGGCTTCTTCTGTAGTGTCCGACTATCTATCTTCTTGTGGTGTAGGTTCAAAGTCTGACGTGGAAGCTGAACTAGTTAATTTTCAGGGTTATGCTAAGATCCAAGTTGCCAAGAACCCCCATGTTTACTTAGGTGTTAGGGACTTGCTTCAGCTTAGCATAAGGTCCAAGTCTACCTACCCTGCCCTTGCTGTAGCTGCTGAGAGACTTCTTGTTGCACCTGTCAGCACCGTTGATTGCGAAAGAGGTTTCTCAAAAATGAACATTATAAAAACCGACCTGAGAAACAAGCTGTGCATTGAAACACTGGAAAACCTTATGCGTTTGAGCCTCTTTACTGAGCCTTTGGACTATGGAACTGCATTTGACAAGTGGGCATCTACCAAGGCTCGGAGGATCTTGATGTAA
- the LOC125681861 gene encoding histone PARylation factor 1-like, whose amino-acid sequence MASLKTPCKYGGNCYRKNPQHLRDYSHPQDLQESEQDKNTTKRKRDADDTDPEHKKRNRESVRKKDEKDQGKSEEESEDASDFANGKSCESDDEEEESVEDLPSPDNVRDNIKKKYLMEMPEDFYQFWDFCKKLDGSHPENVMKSLIGFTLVGPYDILAGKHKGVNKNKKGRKPNFLLHYRYYYDPPEFTTVVKGDDNKLFHIGYFRDDPSEMPVFVAVNEASESCKIVPKGENIFGAVKNLIDEELKSKSINQDKRKKLQDFQNQLVDFAKSKDICLDLQSSGMKRRNKKVVCKSFHGAGIVVPVDENEVGYRPVPETPADLKKMFKKVVDSKTEEERDKNMDPIQELITLIQFANDECDYGEGLELGIDLFSFGGDALHSLIKHLLPLAYQLLGRLEFKEIIEMHLRRRSRYVNNELEI is encoded by the coding sequence ATGGCGTCGTTGAAGACTCCGTGCAAGTACGGGGGGAATTGTTACAGGAAAAATCCACAACATTTACGCGATTACAGCCATCCACAGGATTTACAGGAATCTGAACAGGATAAAAACACAACGAAACGGAAAAGAGACGCCGATGACACAGATCCAGAACACAAGAAAAGAAATCGTGAAAGTGTCCGCAAGAAAGACGAAAAGGACCAAGGGAAATCAGAGGAAGAAAGTGAAGACGCTTCTGATTTCGCAAATGGAAAGAGTTGTGAGAGTGATGATGAAGAAGAGGAAAGCGTGGAAGATCTTCCATCTCCTGATAATGTCCGAGATAACATCAAAAAGAAATATCTCATGGAAATGCCAGAGGATTTCTACCAGTTCTGGGATTTCTGCAAGAAGCTAGATGGCTCTCATCCAGAGAATGTTATGAAATCGTTGATTGGTTTTACGCTTGTTGGACCATATGACATCTTGGCAGGGAAACATAAGGGTgtcaacaaaaacaagaaaGGGAGAAAACCCAACTTTCTCTTGCATTACCGCTATTATTATGATCCACCAGAATTTACCACAGTTGTCAAAGGAGATGAtaataaattgtttcatataGGATATTTCAGGGACGATCCATCAGAAATGCCAGTTTTTGTTGCAGTAAATGAAGCTAGTGAATCGTGCAAAATAGTCCCCAAAGGAGAGAACATATTCGGTGCTGTTAAAAATCTCATTGATGAAGAACTGAAGTCGAAATCCATTAATCAGGACAAGAGGAAAAAGCTACAGGATTTCCAGAACCAATTagttgattttgcaaaatcaaaagacATTTGTTTGGACTTGCAGAGCTCTGGAATGAAAAGGCGAAACAAAAAAGTTGTGTGCAAGAGTTTCCATGGAGCAGGAATAGTTGTTCCTGTTGATGAAAATGAAGTTGGATATCGACCAGTTCCCGAAACTCCTGCAGACTTGAAGAAGATGTTCAAGAAAGTTGTTGACAGCAAAACCGAAGAAGAAAGAGACAAGAATATGGACCCAATTCAGGAACTCATCACTTTAATACAGTTTGCAAATGATGAATGTGATTATGGGGAAGGACTTGAACTCGGCATTGACCTTTTCTCATTTGGAGGGGATGCCCTTCATTCCCTCATCAAACACTTACTTCCCCTTGCTTATCAGCTTCTTGGACGTTTGGAATTCAAAGAAATTATTGAAATGCATTTGAGACGCAGATCACgttatgtaaacaatgaatTGGAAATCTGA
- the LOC130052439 gene encoding uncharacterized protein LOC130052439, translating into MGISVRKAAKKYSVPVQTLRDRVKGKVDMEKVTMGPAPLLGQEEEAMLVSHLKEMAALGYGYTRQEVTNIASDYAIQLGKKTKQQKPLTLIWFRGLMKRWPDLKVVKPRALEYQRAKSANPGNVKKYFDELSTIPKKYSLLDKPHRIFNIDEKGITLNHVPPHVVSGTGQTPQAVTTGKSSTVTILGCGSASGVTIPPYFVFPGMRMRTELMEGATPGATGDVSESGWSNSVIFLQYLQNHFLQHVPGGLHEPVLLLLDGHKSHVSVAAVEWAKEHNVILHVLPAHTSHILQPMDVGCYGPLQKIYNNLCHKQMRETSTVILKQDICSLACRAYTKALSAENLQSAFRKCRIYPFNADVVPAEAMAPSYAILTVTHEENQEMAEADEDDNDVIVENNSLNFFAERTRELVHVKSEGSRAKKPRNTLSKITSGRAITELEVSNKIKEHVSSNKKSTGKSHANARNKKTSCRTNNDSQEPGPSYMGPTSSKKINTSHHTKDHSQEPGSTNRYLLSEDSEDVSISEEELCCICKKYTPEAVRQSASLIFVKWVQCDMCRHWVHLNYCIDIRVIRIGDQYKCPHCK; encoded by the coding sequence ATGGGTATTAGTGTCCGTAAGGCAGCGAAGAAATATAGTGTCCCCGTCCAAACTCTTCGTGACCGCGTGAAAGGGAAAGTTGATATGGAGAAGGTCACTATGGGACCAGCACCTTTATTAGGACAGGAAGAAGAAGCCATGCTAGTGTCCCACTTGAAGGAAATGGCAGCACTGGGGTATGGATACACACGACAAGAAGTGACTAACATTGCATCAGATTATGCAATTCAACTTGGTAAAAAGACTAAACAACAGAAACCCCTCACACTTATATGGTTTAGAGGATTGATGAAGCGGTGGCCAGACTTGAAGGTTGTAAAGCCAAGAGCCTTAGAGTACCAACGAGCAAAATCAGCAAATCCAGGAAATGTGAAAAAGTACTTTGACGAACTTTCAACTATTCCTAAGAAATACAGTTTATTGGACAAACCCCATAGAATATTCAACATTGATGAGAAAGGAATTACCCTTAATCATGTGCCTCCTCATGTAGTATCGGGCACCGGACAAACTCCACAGGCAGTTACAACAGGAAAATCCTCTACAGTCACTATATTGGGATGTGGTAGTGCCTCGGGGGTTACCATTCcaccatattttgtatttcctggAATGCGCATGAGGACAGAGTTGATGGAAGGCGCAACACCTGGAGCAACTGGTGATGTATCAGAGAGTGGTTGGTCTAACTCTGTTATTTTCCTACAATATCTACAGAACCACTTCCTTCAACATGTTCCTGGTGGACTGCATGAACCAGTTTTGTTATTGTTGGATGGACACAAGTCCCATGTTTCTGTTGCTGCGGTGGAATGGGCCAAGGAACACAATGTTATACTGCATGTATTGCCAGCACACACAAGTCATATTCTTCAACCCATGGATGTTGGTTGTTATGGCCCCCTCCAGAAAATCTATAACAATTTGTGTCATAAACAGATGAGAGAAACATCAACAGTTATATTGAAGCAGGATATTTGTTCGCTAGCATGCCGTGCATATACAAAAGCTCTTTCAGCAGAAAACCTTCAGTCTGCCTTCCGCAAGTGTCGGATATACCCATTTAATGCTGATGTAGTCCCAGCAGAAGCCATGGCACCTTCATATGCAATCTTGACGGTCACCCATGAGGAAAATCAAGAAATGGCAGAGGCAGATGAGGATGATAATGATGTTATAGTTGAGAACAATAGCTTAAATTTTTTTGCTGAACGCACGAGGGAGCTTGTCCATGTAAAATCTGAAGGATCGAGGGCCAAAAAACCACGCAATACTCTCAGCAAGATAACATCAGGCAGAGCAATTACTGAGCTTGAGGTGTCCAATAAAATTAAAGAGCATGTTTCATCCAATAAGAAATCTACAGGAAAAAGCCACGCAAATGCAAGGAACAAGAAAACTTCATGTCGGACTAACAATGACTCTCAGGAACCTGGACCTTCCTACATGGGCCCAACGAGTAGTAAGAAGATAAACACTTCTCATCATACTAAGGATCATTCTCAGGAACCTGGGTCTACAAACCGATATCTTTTATCCGAAGATTCCGAAGATGTTTCCATTTCTGAGGAAGAACTGTGCTGCATTTGTAAAAAGTACACACCTGAAGCCGTCCGACAAAGTGCATCCCTAATTTTTGTGAAGTGGGTGCAATGTGATATGTGCAGACATTGGGTTCACTTAAACTACTGTATTGATATCAGAGTGATTCGTATTGGTGATCAGTATAAATGTCCCCACTGTAAATAG
- the LOC125680497 gene encoding high-affinity choline transporter 1-like, with protein sequence MAVNVLGLVVLLICYLIIIVVGILAARLKRKVNGTLRMEEAIVAGRDINVVVGIFTMTATTVGGGYINGTAESIASSGLVWTLAPFGIFMGLITGGIVFAGRMRKHQYLTMLDPIQERFGDTVVVLVYTATLCGDVFWTASILVALGTSLSVIVNIPLSIAIVSSSLATVFYTMFGQMISVAYTDIVQLIFIIIGLGLSLPFVLTNENVGSISDTAEVWIGQFDVNMTSPWIDLFIAMIFGTIPWQAYFQRVLSVRSARHAQMLSVAGAFSAVILAIPSILIGAVATTADWTNTTLGSSPMALNQSSMTLPYVLHEFTPSWVAIIGLGAISAAVMSSMDSSILGSSSMFTNNIYKKIIRKKASDTEALWIQTISILCVGVMATLVSLFVPIVYGLFILAADVVFVIVLPQLFCAVFITRSNVYGAITGFLVGTVLRMGAGESLLDWQPFIKYPFYSVDAGQQFPFRTFAMIISLVTIVMVSLFSDLVMRYLCKNSQHNSYLVSGGGEVNTQTQNIGSHSSHHPLISF encoded by the exons ATGGCGGTGAATGTGCTGGGCTTGGTGGTCCTCCTGATATGTTACCTCATCATCATCGTAGTTGGAATTCTGGCCGCCAGGCTGAAGAGGAAAGTGAATGGGACCTTGCGCATGGAGGAGGCTATTGTGGCGGGGAGGGACATTAATGTGGTCGTGGGAATCTTCACCATGACAG CCACAACAGTAGGGGGAGGTTACATTAATGGAACAGCAGAATCCATCGCATCATCAGGCTTGGTGTGGACACTGGCTCCATTTGGTATCTtcatgggattgatcactg GTGGTATTGTTTTCGCTGGTCGAATGCGAAAACATCAATACCTCACCATGCTGGATCCTATTCAGGAGAGGTTTGGTGACACTGTGGTCGTGCTGGTGTACACAGCCACGCTCTGTGGTGATGTCTTCTGGACAGCCTCCATCCTCGTAGCTCTGG GTACGAGCCTCAGTGTGATCGTGAACATTCCCCTCAGCATAGCCATCGTCAGCTCCTCTCTAGCTACAGTCTTCTACACAATGTTTGGTCAGATGATCTCTGTAGCTTACACGGACATTGTCCAACTCATCTTCATCATCATTGGTTTG GGGCTGAGTTTACCTTTTGTTCTAACCAATGAAAATGTTGGAAGTATTTCTGATACTGCAGAGGTGTGGATTGGACAGTTTGATGTCAACATGACCAGTCCTTGGATTGACCTATTCATTGCCATG ATTTTTGGAACCATTCCTTGGCAGGCTTACTTCCAGAGAGTGTTGTCTGTCAGAAGTGCTAGACACGCCCAGATGCTCTCTGTAGCGGGGGCCTTCAGCGCTGTCATCCTAGCCATCCCGTCTATTCTCATAGGGGCTGTGGCCACCACTGCAG acTGGACTAACACCACACTAGGATCCTCCCCCATGGCACTAAACCAGTCCAGCATGACACTGCCCTATGTTCTACACGAGTTCACGCCTAGCTGGGTAGCCATTATAG GTCTGGGGGCCATCTCAGCAGCTGTGATGTCCTCCATGGATAGCTCTATTCTGGGCTCCAGCTCCATGTTTACCAATAACATCTACAAAAAAATCATCAGGAAAAAG GCCAGTGACACAGAGGCACTCTGGATACAGACGATCTCCATACTTTGTGTTGGAGTGATGGCCACTCTCGTCTCCCTCTTTGTTCCGATCGTGTACGGACTATTTATCCTGGCAGCGGATGTTGTGTTTGTGATTGTCCTACCTCAGCTGTTCTGTGCGGTTTTCATTACAAGGTCCAATGTATACGGAGCCATCACGGGGTTCCTCGTAGGAACTGTCCTACGAATGGGGGCCGGGGAGTCCCTGTTAGACTGGCAGCCATTTATAAAGTATCCATTCTACAGCGTGGACGCGGGGCAACAGTTTCCATTTAGGACATTTGCAATGATCATTTCACTGGTGACAATAGTAATGGTGTCCTTGTTCTCTGACTTGGTAATGAGGTATTTATGTAAGAATTCACAACACAACAGCTACCTCGTGTCGGGTGGTGGGGAGGTTAACACACAAACCCAGAATATAGGAAGTCACTCATCACATCACCCACTCATCTCTTTTTAA